A single genomic interval of Piliocolobus tephrosceles isolate RC106 chromosome 7, ASM277652v3, whole genome shotgun sequence harbors:
- the MYBL1 gene encoding myb-related protein A isoform X2, whose amino-acid sequence MAKRSRSEDEDDDLQYADHDYEVPQQKGLKKLWNRVKWTRDEDDKLKKLVEQHGTDDWTLIASHLQNRSDFQCQHRWQKVLNPELIKGPWTKEEDQRVIELVQKYGPKRWSLIAKHLKGRIGKQCRERWHNHLNPEVKKSSWTEEEDRIIYEAHKRLGNRWAEIAKLLPGRTDNSIKNHWNSTMRRKVEQEGYLQDGIKSERSSSKLQHKPCAAMDHMQTQNQFYIPVQIPGYQYVSPEGNCIEHVQPTSAFIQQPFIDEDPDKEKKIKELELLLMSAENEVRRKRIPSQPGGFSSWSGSFLMDDNMSNTLNSLDEHTSEFYSMDENQPVSAQQNSPTKFLAVEANAVLSSLQTIPEFAETLELIESDPVAWSDVTSFDISDAAASPIKSTPVKLMRIQHNEGAMECQFNVSLVLEGKKNTCNGGNSEAVPLTSPNVAKFSTPPAILRKKRKMRVGLSPGSELRDGSLNDGGNTALKHTPLKTLPFSPSQFFNTCPGNEQLNIENPSFTSTPICGQKVLITTPLHKETTPKDQKENVGFRTPTIRRSILGTTPRTPTPFKNALAAQEKKYGPLKTVSQPLAFLEEDIREVLREETGTDLFLKEEDEPAYKSCKQENTASGKKVRKSLVLDNWEKEESGTQLLTEDISDMQSNCEWETVVYGKTEDQLIMTEQARRYLSTYTATSSTSRALIL is encoded by the exons tgaggatgaggatgatgacCTTCAGTATGCTGATCATGATTATGAAGTACCACAACAAAAAGGACTGAAGAAGCTCTGGAACAGAGTAAAATGGACAAGGGACGAG GACGATAAATTAAAGAAGTTGGTTGAACAACATGGAACTGATGATTGGACTCTAATTGCTAGTCATCTTCAA AATCGCTCTGATTTTCAGTGCCAGCATCGATGGCAGAAAGTTTTAAATCCTGAATTGATAAAGGGTCCTTGGACTAAAGAAGAAGATCAGAGG GTTATTGAATTAGTTCAGAAATATGGACCAAAACGATGGTCTTTAATtgcaaaacatttaaaaggaagaatagGCAAGCAGTGTAGAGAAAGATGGCATAATCATCTGAATCCTGAGGTAAAGAAATCTTCCTGGACAGAAGAGGAGGACAGGATCATCTATGAAGCACATAAGCGATTGGGAAATCGTTGGGCAGAAATTGCCAAACTACTTCCAGGAAG GACTGATAATTCTATCAAAAATCATTGGAATTCTACTATGCGAAGAAAAGTGGAACAGGAGGGCTATTTACAAGATGGAATAAAATCAGAACGATCTTCATCTAAACTTCAACACAAACCTTGTGCAGCTATGGATCATATGCAAACCCAGAATCAGTTTTACATACCTGTTCAG ATACCTGGGTATCAGTATGTGTCACCTGAAGGAAATTGTATAGAACATGTTCAGCCTACTTCTGCCTTTATTCAG cAACCCTTCATTGATGAAGATCctgataaggaaaagaaaataaaggaacttGAGTTGCTTCTTATGTCAGCTGAGAATGAAGTTAGAAGAAAGCGAATTCCATCA cagccTGGAGGTTTTTCTAGCTGGTCTGGTAGTTTCCTCATGGATGATAACATGTCTAATACTCTAAATAGCCTTGACGAGCACACTAGTGAGTTTTACAGTATGGATGAAAATCAGCCTGTGTCTGCTcagcagaattcacccacaaaGTTCCTGGCCGTGGAGGCAAACGCTGTGTTGTCCTCTTTGCAGACCATCCCAGAATTTGCAGAGACTCTAGAACTTATTGAATCT GATCCTGTAGCATGGAGTGATGTTACCAGTTTTGATATTTCTGATGCTGCTGCTTCTCCTATCAAATCCACCCCAGTTAAATTAATGAGAATTCAGCACAATGAAGGAGCCATGGAATGCCAATTTAACGTCAGTCTTGtacttgaagggaaaaaaaacactTGTAATGGTGGCAACAGTGAAGCTGTTCCTTTAACATCCCCAAATGTAGCCAAGTTTAGCACTCCACCAGCCATcctcagaaagaagagaaaaatgcgAGTGGGTCTTTCCCCAGGCAGCGAACTTAGGGATGGCTCATTGAACGATGGTGGTAATACAGCGCTAAAACATACACCACTGAAAACACTACCATTTTCTCCTTCACAG TTTTTCAACACATGTCCTGGAAATGAACAACTTAATATAGAAAATCCTTCATTTACATCAACCCCTATTTGTGGGCAGAAAGTTCTCATTACAACTCCTCTTCATAAGGAAACAACTCCCAAAGATCAAAAGGAAAATGTAGG TTTCAGAACACCTACTATTAGAAGATCTATATTGGGTACCACACCAAGAACTCCTACTCCTTTTAAGAATGCGCTTGCTGCTCAGGAGAAAAAATATGGACCTCTTAAAACTGTG tcCCAGCCACTTGCCTTCTTGGAAGAAGATATTCGGGAAGTTTTAAGAGAAGAAACTGGAACAGACCTATTCCTCAAAGAGGAAGATGAACCTGCCTACAAAAGCTGCAAACAAGAG AATACCGCTTCTGGGAAGAAAGTCAGAAAATCACTAGTCTTAGATAATTGGGAAAAAGAAGAATCAGGCACTCAACTGTTGACTGAAGACATTTCAGACATGCAG TCAAATTGTGAATGGGAAACAGTGGTTTATGGGAAGACAGAAGACCAACTTATTATGACTGAACAAGCAAGAAGATATCTGAGTACTTACACAGCTACCAGTAGTACTTCAAGAGCTCTTAtactgtaa
- the MYBL1 gene encoding myb-related protein A isoform X3, which translates to MAKRSRSEDEDDDLQYADHDYEVPQQKGLKKLWNRVKWTRDEDDKLKKLVEQHGTDDWTLIASHLQNRSDFQCQHRWQKVLNPELIKGPWTKEEDQRVIELVQKYGPKRWSLIAKHLKGRIGKQCRERWHNHLNPEVKKSSWTEEEDRIIYEAHKRLGNRWAEIAKLLPGRTDNSIKNHWNSTMRRKVEQEGYLQDGIKSERSSSKLQHKPCAAMDHMQTQNQFYIPVQIPGYQYVSPEGNCIEHVQPTSAFIQQPFIDEDPDKEKKIKELELLLMSAENEVRRKRIPSPGGFSSWSGSFLMDDNMSNTLNSLDEHTSEFYSMDENQPVSAQQNSPTKFLAVEANAVLSSLQTIPEFAETLELIESDPVAWSDVTSFDISDAAASPIKSTPVKLMRIQHNEGAMECQFNVSLVLEGKKNTCNGGNSEAVPLTSPNVAKFSTPPAILRKKRKMRVGLSPGSELRDGSLNDGGNTALKHTPLKTLPFSPSQFFNTCPGNEQLNIENPSFTSTPICGQKVLITTPLHKETTPKDQKENVGFRTPTIRRSILGTTPRTPTPFKNALAAQEKKYGPLKTVSQPLAFLEEDIREVLREETGTDLFLKEEDEPAYKSCKQENTASGKKVRKSLVLDNWEKEESGTQLLTEDISDMQSNCEWETVVYGKTEDQLIMTEQARRYLSTYTATSSTSRALIL; encoded by the exons tgaggatgaggatgatgacCTTCAGTATGCTGATCATGATTATGAAGTACCACAACAAAAAGGACTGAAGAAGCTCTGGAACAGAGTAAAATGGACAAGGGACGAG GACGATAAATTAAAGAAGTTGGTTGAACAACATGGAACTGATGATTGGACTCTAATTGCTAGTCATCTTCAA AATCGCTCTGATTTTCAGTGCCAGCATCGATGGCAGAAAGTTTTAAATCCTGAATTGATAAAGGGTCCTTGGACTAAAGAAGAAGATCAGAGG GTTATTGAATTAGTTCAGAAATATGGACCAAAACGATGGTCTTTAATtgcaaaacatttaaaaggaagaatagGCAAGCAGTGTAGAGAAAGATGGCATAATCATCTGAATCCTGAGGTAAAGAAATCTTCCTGGACAGAAGAGGAGGACAGGATCATCTATGAAGCACATAAGCGATTGGGAAATCGTTGGGCAGAAATTGCCAAACTACTTCCAGGAAG GACTGATAATTCTATCAAAAATCATTGGAATTCTACTATGCGAAGAAAAGTGGAACAGGAGGGCTATTTACAAGATGGAATAAAATCAGAACGATCTTCATCTAAACTTCAACACAAACCTTGTGCAGCTATGGATCATATGCAAACCCAGAATCAGTTTTACATACCTGTTCAG ATACCTGGGTATCAGTATGTGTCACCTGAAGGAAATTGTATAGAACATGTTCAGCCTACTTCTGCCTTTATTCAG cAACCCTTCATTGATGAAGATCctgataaggaaaagaaaataaaggaacttGAGTTGCTTCTTATGTCAGCTGAGAATGAAGTTAGAAGAAAGCGAATTCCATCA ccTGGAGGTTTTTCTAGCTGGTCTGGTAGTTTCCTCATGGATGATAACATGTCTAATACTCTAAATAGCCTTGACGAGCACACTAGTGAGTTTTACAGTATGGATGAAAATCAGCCTGTGTCTGCTcagcagaattcacccacaaaGTTCCTGGCCGTGGAGGCAAACGCTGTGTTGTCCTCTTTGCAGACCATCCCAGAATTTGCAGAGACTCTAGAACTTATTGAATCT GATCCTGTAGCATGGAGTGATGTTACCAGTTTTGATATTTCTGATGCTGCTGCTTCTCCTATCAAATCCACCCCAGTTAAATTAATGAGAATTCAGCACAATGAAGGAGCCATGGAATGCCAATTTAACGTCAGTCTTGtacttgaagggaaaaaaaacactTGTAATGGTGGCAACAGTGAAGCTGTTCCTTTAACATCCCCAAATGTAGCCAAGTTTAGCACTCCACCAGCCATcctcagaaagaagagaaaaatgcgAGTGGGTCTTTCCCCAGGCAGCGAACTTAGGGATGGCTCATTGAACGATGGTGGTAATACAGCGCTAAAACATACACCACTGAAAACACTACCATTTTCTCCTTCACAG TTTTTCAACACATGTCCTGGAAATGAACAACTTAATATAGAAAATCCTTCATTTACATCAACCCCTATTTGTGGGCAGAAAGTTCTCATTACAACTCCTCTTCATAAGGAAACAACTCCCAAAGATCAAAAGGAAAATGTAGG TTTCAGAACACCTACTATTAGAAGATCTATATTGGGTACCACACCAAGAACTCCTACTCCTTTTAAGAATGCGCTTGCTGCTCAGGAGAAAAAATATGGACCTCTTAAAACTGTG tcCCAGCCACTTGCCTTCTTGGAAGAAGATATTCGGGAAGTTTTAAGAGAAGAAACTGGAACAGACCTATTCCTCAAAGAGGAAGATGAACCTGCCTACAAAAGCTGCAAACAAGAG AATACCGCTTCTGGGAAGAAAGTCAGAAAATCACTAGTCTTAGATAATTGGGAAAAAGAAGAATCAGGCACTCAACTGTTGACTGAAGACATTTCAGACATGCAG TCAAATTGTGAATGGGAAACAGTGGTTTATGGGAAGACAGAAGACCAACTTATTATGACTGAACAAGCAAGAAGATATCTGAGTACTTACACAGCTACCAGTAGTACTTCAAGAGCTCTTAtactgtaa
- the MYBL1 gene encoding myb-related protein A isoform X1, which yields MAKRSRSEDEDDDLQYADHDYEVPQQKGLKKLWNRVKWTRDEDDKLKKLVEQHGTDDWTLIASHLQNRSDFQCQHRWQKVLNPELIKGPWTKEEDQRVIELVQKYGPKRWSLIAKHLKGRIGKQCRERWHNHLNPEVKKSSWTEEEDRIIYEAHKRLGNRWAEIAKLLPGRTDNSIKNHWNSTMRRKVEQEGYLQDGIKSERSSSKLQHKPCAAMDHMQTQNQFYIPVQIPGYQYVSPEGNCIEHVQPTSAFIQQPFIDEDPDKEKKIKELELLLMSAENEVRRKRIPSQPGGFSSWSGSFLMDDNMSNTLNSLDEHTSEFYSMDENQPVSAQQNSPTKFLAVEANAVLSSLQTIPEFAETLELIESDPVAWSDVTSFDISDAAASPIKSTPVKLMRIQHNEGAMECQFNVSLVLEGKKNTCNGGNSEAVPLTSPNVAKFSTPPAILRKKRKMRVGLSPGSELRDGSLNDGGNTALKHTPLKTLPFSPSQFFNTCPGNEQLNIENPSFTSTPICGQKVLITTPLHKETTPKDQKENVGFRTPTIRRSILGTTPRTPTPFKNALAAQEKKYGPLKTVSQPLAFLEEDIREVLREETGTDLFLKEEDEPAYKSCKQENTASGKKVRKSLVLDNWEKEESGTQLLTEDISDMQSENIFTTSLLMIPLLEIHDNRCNLIPEKQDINSTNKTYTLTKKKPNPNTSKVVKLEKNLQSNCEWETVVYGKTEDQLIMTEQARRYLSTYTATSSTSRALIL from the exons tgaggatgaggatgatgacCTTCAGTATGCTGATCATGATTATGAAGTACCACAACAAAAAGGACTGAAGAAGCTCTGGAACAGAGTAAAATGGACAAGGGACGAG GACGATAAATTAAAGAAGTTGGTTGAACAACATGGAACTGATGATTGGACTCTAATTGCTAGTCATCTTCAA AATCGCTCTGATTTTCAGTGCCAGCATCGATGGCAGAAAGTTTTAAATCCTGAATTGATAAAGGGTCCTTGGACTAAAGAAGAAGATCAGAGG GTTATTGAATTAGTTCAGAAATATGGACCAAAACGATGGTCTTTAATtgcaaaacatttaaaaggaagaatagGCAAGCAGTGTAGAGAAAGATGGCATAATCATCTGAATCCTGAGGTAAAGAAATCTTCCTGGACAGAAGAGGAGGACAGGATCATCTATGAAGCACATAAGCGATTGGGAAATCGTTGGGCAGAAATTGCCAAACTACTTCCAGGAAG GACTGATAATTCTATCAAAAATCATTGGAATTCTACTATGCGAAGAAAAGTGGAACAGGAGGGCTATTTACAAGATGGAATAAAATCAGAACGATCTTCATCTAAACTTCAACACAAACCTTGTGCAGCTATGGATCATATGCAAACCCAGAATCAGTTTTACATACCTGTTCAG ATACCTGGGTATCAGTATGTGTCACCTGAAGGAAATTGTATAGAACATGTTCAGCCTACTTCTGCCTTTATTCAG cAACCCTTCATTGATGAAGATCctgataaggaaaagaaaataaaggaacttGAGTTGCTTCTTATGTCAGCTGAGAATGAAGTTAGAAGAAAGCGAATTCCATCA cagccTGGAGGTTTTTCTAGCTGGTCTGGTAGTTTCCTCATGGATGATAACATGTCTAATACTCTAAATAGCCTTGACGAGCACACTAGTGAGTTTTACAGTATGGATGAAAATCAGCCTGTGTCTGCTcagcagaattcacccacaaaGTTCCTGGCCGTGGAGGCAAACGCTGTGTTGTCCTCTTTGCAGACCATCCCAGAATTTGCAGAGACTCTAGAACTTATTGAATCT GATCCTGTAGCATGGAGTGATGTTACCAGTTTTGATATTTCTGATGCTGCTGCTTCTCCTATCAAATCCACCCCAGTTAAATTAATGAGAATTCAGCACAATGAAGGAGCCATGGAATGCCAATTTAACGTCAGTCTTGtacttgaagggaaaaaaaacactTGTAATGGTGGCAACAGTGAAGCTGTTCCTTTAACATCCCCAAATGTAGCCAAGTTTAGCACTCCACCAGCCATcctcagaaagaagagaaaaatgcgAGTGGGTCTTTCCCCAGGCAGCGAACTTAGGGATGGCTCATTGAACGATGGTGGTAATACAGCGCTAAAACATACACCACTGAAAACACTACCATTTTCTCCTTCACAG TTTTTCAACACATGTCCTGGAAATGAACAACTTAATATAGAAAATCCTTCATTTACATCAACCCCTATTTGTGGGCAGAAAGTTCTCATTACAACTCCTCTTCATAAGGAAACAACTCCCAAAGATCAAAAGGAAAATGTAGG TTTCAGAACACCTACTATTAGAAGATCTATATTGGGTACCACACCAAGAACTCCTACTCCTTTTAAGAATGCGCTTGCTGCTCAGGAGAAAAAATATGGACCTCTTAAAACTGTG tcCCAGCCACTTGCCTTCTTGGAAGAAGATATTCGGGAAGTTTTAAGAGAAGAAACTGGAACAGACCTATTCCTCAAAGAGGAAGATGAACCTGCCTACAAAAGCTGCAAACAAGAG AATACCGCTTCTGGGAAGAAAGTCAGAAAATCACTAGTCTTAGATAATTGGGAAAAAGAAGAATCAGGCACTCAACTGTTGACTGAAGACATTTCAGACATGCAG tcagaaaatatatttactacatCCTTATTAATGATACCGTTATTGGAAATACATGACAATAGGTGCAACTTGATTCCTGAAAAACAAGATATAAATTCAACCAACAAAACATATACACTTactaaaaagaaaccaaacccTAACACTTCCAAAGTtgtcaaattggaaaagaatctTCAG TCAAATTGTGAATGGGAAACAGTGGTTTATGGGAAGACAGAAGACCAACTTATTATGACTGAACAAGCAAGAAGATATCTGAGTACTTACACAGCTACCAGTAGTACTTCAAGAGCTCTTAtactgtaa